The Gordonibacter urolithinfaciens genome contains a region encoding:
- a CDS encoding DUF4013 domain-containing protein, translated as MQAGYFNAAWHDIKNSPGWFGKLLVLGLVSLVPIFGWIVVAGYLYGWARDIAWGVHAPLPAHVFGNEDGRLYSRGFFVLVISFVCSLIPWAVELVGSILTGGSFGIWSGWGYHSGFLSFPLGLASGLVGMVFFALSIAAYLFTAFFTWVGSMRMSIYGRLSAGFQFGKIWSMLRHDFAGMLRILGMAVLMAIATTVVVTILIVVVVFLCMAIGFAVTGGNLNINSSRFDAAIVGMVFGVGGVAIALSLLAGFASMVVAVFFTAMITRALGYWTQQFNVPAWRGQDDPMPFELAGAAGGSGGGGQPPYQQPPMR; from the coding sequence ATGCAGGCCGGTTACTTCAATGCTGCTTGGCATGATATAAAGAATTCGCCCGGCTGGTTCGGCAAGCTGCTGGTGCTGGGCCTGGTGAGCCTTGTTCCCATCTTCGGGTGGATCGTGGTGGCGGGCTACCTGTACGGCTGGGCGCGCGACATCGCGTGGGGCGTGCATGCGCCGCTGCCCGCCCATGTGTTCGGCAACGAGGACGGGCGGCTGTACAGTCGCGGGTTCTTCGTGCTCGTTATAAGCTTCGTGTGCTCGCTCATTCCCTGGGCGGTGGAATTGGTGGGGTCTATCCTGACCGGAGGCTCCTTCGGGATATGGTCGGGCTGGGGCTATCATTCCGGGTTCCTGTCGTTTCCGCTGGGCCTTGCCTCAGGCCTTGTCGGCATGGTGTTCTTCGCCCTGTCCATTGCGGCGTACCTGTTCACGGCGTTCTTCACCTGGGTGGGCTCCATGCGCATGAGCATCTACGGCCGGCTTTCGGCCGGATTCCAGTTCGGCAAGATCTGGAGCATGCTGCGCCATGACTTCGCCGGGATGCTGCGCATCCTGGGCATGGCCGTGCTGATGGCCATTGCGACGACCGTGGTGGTGACCATCCTCATCGTGGTGGTGGTATTCCTGTGCATGGCCATAGGGTTCGCGGTCACGGGCGGCAACCTGAACATCAACTCCAGCCGTTTCGATGCGGCTATCGTCGGCATGGTGTTCGGGGTTGGCGGCGTGGCGATCGCGCTCTCGCTGCTGGCGGGATTCGCGTCCATGGTGGTGGCCGTGTTCTTCACGGCGATGATCACGCGGGCGCTGGGCTACTGGACGCAGCAGTTCAACGTGCCGGCGTGGCGCGGGCAGGACGATCCGATGCCGTTCGAGCTGGCAGGTGCTGCGGGCGGGTCCGGCGGGGGCGGACAGCCGCCGTACCAGCAGCCGCCGATGCGCTGA
- the tyrS gene encoding tyrosine--tRNA ligase yields the protein MLSAEEQLHTIASGAAQIVPESALLEKLKRGKPLNIKLGVDPTAPDIHLGHAVPLRKLRQFQDLGHGVTLIIGDGTALIGDPSGRNSTRPQLTSEQIKANAQTYVDQAFKILDPEKTTLRYNSEWLLSLNMEGLLKLASNFTVARILERDDFHNRYTSNQSISLHEFLYPLMQAYDSVVIEADVELGGTDQLFNLLAGRELMEKMGMEPQVCLTLPLLEGTDGVQKMSKSYGNYIGLTDEPADMFGKVMSIPDELMVKYYRLASALPVGEIDEIERGLAADELHPNKVKRALARNIVAAYYDEAAAQAAEEQFDLVFKQHAVPDDIPEFAADLAPNDEGTVYLAKLLADAGLAASAGEARRLIDGGGVKVNGEPVPAKSYNVDPAMLAGATLQVGKRKFVRLV from the coding sequence ATGCTATCCGCTGAAGAACAACTGCACACCATCGCCTCCGGCGCGGCGCAGATCGTGCCGGAAAGCGCGCTGCTCGAGAAGCTCAAGCGCGGCAAGCCCCTCAACATCAAGCTGGGCGTGGACCCCACGGCACCCGACATCCACCTCGGGCATGCCGTGCCACTGCGGAAGCTCCGCCAGTTCCAGGATCTCGGCCATGGCGTCACGCTCATCATCGGCGACGGCACCGCGCTCATCGGCGACCCGTCGGGCCGTAACTCCACGCGCCCGCAGCTCACGTCAGAGCAGATCAAGGCCAACGCTCAAACCTATGTGGACCAAGCCTTCAAGATCCTCGATCCCGAGAAGACCACGCTGCGCTACAACTCCGAGTGGCTGCTGTCCCTCAACATGGAGGGCCTCTTGAAGCTGGCCAGCAACTTCACGGTGGCCCGCATCCTCGAGCGCGACGACTTCCACAACCGCTACACGTCGAACCAGTCCATCAGCCTGCACGAGTTCCTTTACCCGCTCATGCAGGCCTACGACTCGGTGGTCATCGAGGCCGACGTGGAGCTCGGCGGCACCGACCAGCTGTTCAACCTGCTGGCCGGCCGCGAGCTCATGGAGAAGATGGGCATGGAGCCGCAGGTGTGCCTGACGCTGCCCCTGCTCGAAGGCACCGACGGCGTACAGAAGATGTCCAAGAGCTACGGCAACTACATCGGCCTCACCGACGAGCCGGCCGACATGTTCGGCAAGGTCATGTCCATCCCCGACGAGCTCATGGTGAAGTACTACCGCCTGGCCTCCGCGCTGCCGGTGGGCGAGATCGACGAGATCGAGCGCGGCCTGGCAGCCGACGAGCTGCATCCCAACAAGGTGAAGCGCGCGCTGGCGCGCAACATCGTGGCGGCCTACTACGACGAGGCCGCGGCGCAGGCGGCCGAGGAGCAGTTCGACCTCGTGTTCAAGCAGCACGCCGTGCCCGACGACATCCCCGAGTTCGCGGCCGACCTCGCCCCCAACGACGAGGGCACCGTCTACCTGGCCAAGCTCCTCGCCGATGCGGGCCTGGCCGCCAGCGCCGGCGAGGCCCGGCGCCTCATCGACGGCGGCGGCGTGAAGGTGAACGGCGAGCCCGTTCCCGCCAAGTCCTACAACGTGGACCCGGCGATGCTGGCGGGTGCCACGCTCCAGGTAGGCAAGCGCAAGTTCGTGCGCCTGGTCTAG
- a CDS encoding iron-containing alcohol dehydrogenase yields MLGNFTYDNPTRLHFGPDALERLRDELPAFGPVVQLAYGGGSIKETGLYDQVVALLKECGKTVVDDGGVMPNPTAERLLEGRDRAREKGVDFILAVGGGSVADYAKAVSVSVHCDEDPWERYYLRFEEVECDVVPVGCVLTMAGTGSEMNGGAVITNRGQKLKIGHVFGPEAYPKFAILNPELTFTVPKRQMVAGVFDVMSHVMEQYFSGEDDNVSDYLMEGLMRSLVASSRAAVADLRDYEARSNIMWAATWALNTLVAMGKSTDWEVHMIGQAVGAYTDATHGMTLSAVSPAYYRLIAPYGLPKFARFASTVWGVEGDGRADEELAEAGIAALEAWAREIGCVMRLSELGVDEGMLDGIAEATLPMEGGYHPLSRDEVVEVLRASL; encoded by the coding sequence ATGCTCGGAAACTTCACCTACGACAACCCCACCCGCCTGCATTTCGGACCCGACGCCCTCGAGCGGCTGCGTGACGAGCTGCCTGCGTTCGGCCCCGTGGTCCAGCTGGCCTACGGTGGCGGCTCCATCAAGGAGACGGGTCTGTACGACCAGGTGGTGGCGCTGCTGAAGGAGTGCGGCAAGACCGTGGTGGACGATGGCGGCGTCATGCCGAACCCCACGGCGGAGAGGCTGCTGGAGGGTCGCGACAGGGCGCGCGAGAAAGGCGTCGACTTCATCTTGGCCGTGGGCGGCGGCTCGGTGGCGGACTACGCGAAGGCCGTGAGCGTTTCGGTGCACTGCGACGAGGATCCGTGGGAGCGCTACTACCTGCGCTTCGAGGAAGTGGAATGCGACGTCGTCCCCGTGGGCTGCGTGCTCACCATGGCGGGCACGGGCAGCGAGATGAACGGCGGCGCGGTCATCACCAACCGTGGGCAGAAGCTCAAGATCGGGCACGTGTTCGGCCCCGAGGCGTATCCCAAGTTCGCCATCCTGAACCCGGAGCTCACGTTCACGGTGCCGAAGCGCCAGATGGTGGCCGGCGTCTTCGACGTCATGTCGCACGTGATGGAGCAGTACTTCTCGGGCGAGGACGACAACGTGTCCGACTACCTGATGGAGGGCCTCATGCGCTCGCTTGTTGCCAGCTCGCGCGCGGCCGTTGCCGACCTGCGCGACTACGAGGCGCGCAGCAACATCATGTGGGCGGCCACCTGGGCGCTCAATACGCTCGTGGCCATGGGCAAGTCCACCGATTGGGAGGTGCACATGATCGGCCAGGCCGTGGGCGCCTACACCGACGCCACGCACGGCATGACGCTCTCGGCGGTGTCGCCCGCGTACTATCGCCTGATCGCGCCGTATGGCCTGCCGAAGTTCGCGCGGTTCGCCAGCACGGTGTGGGGCGTGGAGGGCGATGGGCGCGCGGACGAGGAGCTTGCCGAGGCCGGCATTGCCGCGCTCGAGGCGTGGGCGCGCGAGATCGGCTGCGTGATGCGCCTGTCGGAGCTCGGCGTGGACGAGGGCATGCTCGACGGCATCGCCGAGGCGACGCTTCCCATGGAGGGCGGCTACCACCCGCTCTCGCGCGACGAGGTGGTGGAGGTGCTGCGGGCGAGCCTTTAG
- a CDS encoding MGMT family protein has product MGQAKGSGMIEMDEEFFERVYAQVRRVPAGSVCTYGTIAELAGYPKASREVGLAMSRVQSGWNLPCHRIVNAKGTLAPTYAFGGQRVQRQLLEDEGVAFVDDETIDMARHRWPPCDEPGGPEQLALPLG; this is encoded by the coding sequence ATGGGCCAGGCGAAGGGCTCGGGGATGATCGAGATGGACGAGGAGTTCTTCGAGCGCGTGTACGCGCAGGTGCGGCGCGTGCCGGCGGGCTCGGTGTGCACGTACGGGACAATCGCCGAGCTGGCGGGGTATCCCAAGGCGTCGCGCGAGGTGGGCCTGGCCATGAGCCGCGTGCAGAGCGGGTGGAACCTGCCGTGCCACCGCATAGTGAACGCCAAGGGAACCCTTGCGCCCACCTACGCGTTCGGCGGCCAGCGCGTGCAGCGGCAGCTGCTGGAAGACGAGGGCGTGGCGTTCGTGGACGACGAGACCATCGATATGGCACGGCATCGCTGGCCGCCCTGCGATGAGCCGGGTGGGCCCGAGCAGCTGGCGCTGCCGCTGGGATAG
- the acnA gene encoding aconitate hydratase AcnA, with amino-acid sequence MTDETSRFADTLEAGGTIYTYYPVAGIPGSETLPYALTVLLENALRNAESPEEAEELAGRIVAAGNAGEVGSEVEFSPARVLFQDFTGVPVFVDFAVMREACAELGGDPAKINPQIPCDLVIDHSVIADAAGCAGALEQNMELEFARNKERYDFLKWSQQSFDNVRIVPPGAGICHQLNIEQFAHVVMTSDDAGVARADGERPVAYFDTLVGTDSHTPTANGIGVLGWGVGGIEAEAAALGQPITTLVPRVVGVRLTGELAEGVAAMDVALTFAQMLREKGVVGSFVECFGPGLASLNATQRTCISNMTPEYGSTCTLFPVDDATLAYLRLTGRSEEQVALVEAYAKAQGFWNEPDAPARRYAEVIELDLSSVGRSLAGPSRPHDRIPLEGVQERFRAVCDERELDRGKTVELELAGEVHALTHGALAIAAVTSCTTATDPRMMLACGLVAKKAAEAGLAPKPWVKTVLAPGSKATELLLERAGLMEGLRALGFYTCGFGCMSCIGNSGPILPALHDVADDIELASVLSGNRNFEGRISPDVSQNYLAAPAMVVAYALAGTMDVDLAHDALGCREDGTPVRLADIWPSDEEIDALVADCVNRALYEDGARGLYDGDAAWQALGSEPSDTFAWEDASTYVRRAPYFDGMRREPSAPEPIVGARALALLGDFITTDHISPAGSIAADSPAAHYLEEHGVVPADFNTYGARRGNHEVMMRGTFANVKLQNKLAEGKKGGWTRDFLADEVRPLFDAAMDFKAAGVPLVVVAGKMYGSGSSRDWAAKGPALLGIRAAFAESFERIHRSNLIGMGILPLQFAEGESAESLGLDGSERYTVAPIDFSAGLPEPREVDVEAERADGSTAAFKATVRVDTPTEGAYYEHGGILPYVLRSLL; translated from the coding sequence ATGACTGACGAGACCAGCCGTTTTGCCGACACGCTCGAAGCGGGCGGTACAATCTACACCTACTATCCGGTGGCGGGCATTCCTGGCTCGGAGACGCTTCCCTATGCTCTGACGGTGCTGCTGGAGAACGCCCTGCGCAACGCCGAGAGCCCGGAGGAAGCCGAGGAGCTGGCCGGGCGTATCGTGGCGGCAGGCAATGCGGGCGAGGTGGGAAGCGAGGTGGAGTTCTCGCCGGCGCGCGTGCTGTTCCAGGACTTCACGGGCGTGCCGGTGTTCGTGGACTTCGCGGTCATGCGCGAGGCGTGCGCCGAGCTGGGGGGCGATCCGGCGAAGATCAACCCGCAGATCCCCTGCGATTTGGTGATCGACCACTCGGTCATCGCGGACGCGGCCGGCTGTGCGGGCGCGCTGGAGCAGAACATGGAGCTGGAGTTCGCGCGCAACAAGGAACGCTACGACTTCCTGAAATGGTCGCAGCAGAGCTTCGACAACGTGCGCATCGTTCCACCGGGGGCGGGCATCTGCCATCAGCTGAACATCGAGCAGTTCGCGCACGTAGTCATGACGTCGGATGACGCGGGGGTGGCGCGCGCGGACGGCGAGCGCCCGGTGGCGTACTTCGACACGCTCGTGGGAACCGACAGCCATACGCCCACGGCGAACGGCATCGGCGTGCTCGGTTGGGGCGTGGGCGGCATCGAGGCCGAGGCTGCGGCGCTCGGCCAGCCCATCACGACGCTCGTGCCGCGCGTGGTGGGCGTGCGCCTGACGGGAGAGCTCGCCGAGGGCGTGGCGGCCATGGACGTGGCGCTGACGTTCGCCCAGATGCTGCGCGAGAAAGGCGTGGTGGGCTCGTTCGTGGAGTGCTTCGGGCCGGGTCTTGCCAGCCTGAACGCCACGCAGCGCACGTGCATCTCGAACATGACGCCGGAGTACGGCAGCACCTGCACGCTGTTCCCCGTGGACGATGCAACGCTGGCGTACCTGCGCCTGACCGGGCGTAGCGAGGAGCAGGTGGCGCTTGTGGAGGCGTATGCGAAAGCGCAGGGATTCTGGAACGAGCCGGACGCACCGGCACGTAGGTACGCCGAGGTGATCGAGCTGGACCTGAGCTCTGTCGGCCGCTCGCTCGCCGGTCCTTCGAGGCCGCACGATCGCATTCCGCTGGAAGGCGTGCAGGAGCGTTTCCGCGCCGTGTGCGATGAGCGCGAGCTCGACCGCGGCAAAACCGTGGAGCTGGAGCTGGCGGGCGAGGTCCACGCGCTCACGCATGGTGCGCTTGCCATAGCGGCCGTGACCAGCTGCACGACGGCCACCGATCCGCGCATGATGCTGGCGTGCGGCCTGGTGGCCAAGAAGGCCGCCGAGGCGGGGCTTGCGCCCAAGCCGTGGGTGAAGACGGTCCTCGCCCCGGGCAGCAAGGCCACCGAGCTTCTCCTCGAGCGCGCCGGGCTCATGGAGGGCCTGCGGGCGCTGGGCTTCTACACCTGCGGATTCGGATGCATGAGCTGCATCGGCAACTCGGGGCCTATCTTGCCGGCGCTGCACGACGTGGCCGACGACATCGAGCTGGCGAGCGTGCTTTCCGGCAACCGCAACTTCGAGGGGCGCATCTCGCCCGACGTGTCGCAGAACTACCTGGCCGCCCCGGCCATGGTCGTTGCCTATGCGCTGGCGGGCACGATGGACGTTGATCTGGCGCATGACGCGCTGGGGTGCCGTGAGGACGGCACGCCGGTGCGACTGGCCGACATCTGGCCGAGCGACGAGGAGATCGACGCGTTGGTGGCGGATTGCGTGAACCGTGCTCTGTACGAGGACGGCGCGCGCGGGCTGTACGACGGTGACGCGGCTTGGCAGGCGCTCGGCAGCGAGCCGAGCGACACCTTTGCTTGGGAGGACGCGTCTACCTATGTGCGCCGCGCCCCTTACTTCGACGGCATGCGGCGCGAGCCATCGGCACCCGAGCCCATCGTGGGCGCCCGGGCGCTCGCACTGCTCGGCGACTTCATCACCACCGATCATATCTCGCCGGCAGGCTCGATCGCGGCGGACTCGCCGGCAGCGCACTACCTCGAGGAGCATGGGGTGGTCCCGGCAGACTTCAACACGTATGGTGCCCGGCGCGGCAACCACGAGGTGATGATGCGCGGCACGTTCGCTAACGTGAAGCTGCAGAACAAGCTGGCCGAGGGAAAGAAGGGTGGCTGGACGCGCGATTTCCTGGCAGACGAGGTGCGCCCGCTGTTCGATGCGGCTATGGATTTCAAGGCTGCAGGCGTGCCGCTCGTGGTGGTGGCCGGCAAGATGTACGGCAGCGGATCGTCGCGCGACTGGGCAGCGAAGGGCCCGGCGCTTCTGGGTATCCGCGCGGCGTTCGCCGAGAGCTTCGAGCGCATCCACCGGTCGAACCTCATCGGCATGGGCATCCTGCCGCTGCAGTTCGCGGAGGGGGAGAGCGCCGAGAGCCTGGGGCTCGACGGCTCCGAGCGCTACACGGTGGCGCCGATCGACTTCTCGGCGGGGCTGCCCGAGCCGCGCGAAGTGGACGTGGAGGCCGAGCGGGCCGACGGCTCGACAGCAGCGTTCAAGGCGACCGTGCGCGTGGACACGCCCACAGAGGGCGCCTACTACGAGCATGGCGGTATTTTGCCGTACGTGCTGCGAAGCCTATTGTAA
- a CDS encoding RNA polymerase sigma factor, whose amino-acid sequence MRPHEDIEQAMDAHGSTVWRVCVLYFRASADAQDAFQDTMVKYALADTVSFNDDEHRKAWLIRVAANTCKDMLKASSRANVPLDEGACGDKLVSCDEAMQPASFSSEVVDALRGLTDPPRTPLYLSLYEGYTAPEIATMVDAPVNTVYSWIARGKMLLKEALS is encoded by the coding sequence ATGAGGCCGCACGAGGACATAGAGCAGGCGATGGACGCTCACGGCTCCACGGTGTGGCGTGTGTGCGTCCTCTACTTTCGTGCTTCGGCCGATGCCCAGGATGCGTTCCAGGACACCATGGTCAAATACGCCCTTGCCGACACCGTCTCGTTCAACGACGACGAGCATCGCAAGGCCTGGCTCATTCGCGTGGCTGCCAACACCTGCAAGGACATGCTCAAGGCATCCAGCCGCGCGAACGTTCCCCTTGACGAAGGCGCCTGCGGCGACAAGCTCGTGTCCTGCGACGAGGCGATGCAGCCCGCATCGTTTTCGAGCGAGGTCGTGGACGCCCTGCGCGGACTGACCGACCCGCCGCGCACGCCCCTCTACCTTTCTCTCTATGAAGGCTACACCGCCCCGGAAATCGCGACGATGGTCGACGCGCCCGTCAACACCGTGTACTCGTGGATTGCACGTGGCAAGATGCTTCTGAAGGAGGCCCTCTCATGA
- the rplL gene encoding 50S ribosomal protein L7/L12, translating to MAVTREEIIEALKEMSLLEASELVKDIEETFGVSAAAPVAVAAAAPAEGGAAAEEKTDFDVVLEGFGDNKIAVIKVVREITSLGLKEAKELVEGAPKPIQEGVAKDKAEEIKAKLEEAGAAVTLK from the coding sequence ATGGCTGTTACGCGTGAAGAGATCATCGAGGCCCTCAAGGAGATGTCCCTGCTCGAGGCTTCTGAACTGGTGAAGGACATCGAGGAGACGTTTGGCGTTTCCGCCGCCGCCCCCGTGGCCGTGGCTGCTGCCGCTCCTGCCGAGGGTGGCGCTGCTGCCGAGGAGAAGACCGACTTCGACGTCGTGCTCGAGGGCTTCGGCGACAACAAGATCGCCGTCATCAAGGTTGTCCGCGAGATCACGAGCCTGGGCCTGAAGGAGGCCAAGGAGCTGGTCGAGGGCGCCCCGAAGCCGATCCAGGAGGGCGTTGCCAAGGACAAGGCCGAGGAGATCAAGGCCAAGCTCGAGGAAGCCGGCGCGGCCGTCACCCTCAAGTAA
- a CDS encoding Tat pathway signal sequence, protein MKQTSGIDALLEALRQSGVNVDGRFDADAEAPSDGAGRAGRGGGGGSQPPHVHVEVPFADRMAAWGKKALIIAAIVIVLVGLAAYWWFHPPINIHSTDTWMFVAVFILLPLFLVFWSRSHSYKEGTAKVEANPGKAKAFKFASYVPVAVAVLGVLGAVMSLSIFPGNAEKYATVLQTTEDNFAQDIKEVNYSEIPVIDRDSAVLLGNREMGSIPEYVSQFEISPLYSQINYQSSPVRVSPLGYADLFKWFTNREAGIPAYALVNMTTQDAEIVRLEDNPIHYSESEPLVRNIDRHVQLSYPFYMFDQKSFEIDDEGHPWWICPVQSRTIGLFGGTTIERVVMVDATTGETQDLAIGDVPQWVDHAYPTDLLLEQYNWSGKYKDGWLNSVFGQKNVVQTTPGTDGNLGYNYIAKDDDVWVYTGVTSATADNSIVGFVLINQRTAESHFYPVAGATEESAMQSAEGQVQNLRYQATFPLLINVSGQPTYFMALKDNAGLVKQFAMLDIQRYQNVAVGNTVAECQKAYQALLATNGVLAESGVDTGAAEKQGTIAHIAQAVVEGNSHFYVKLDDGSAIYDFALPGLIEIVGYKEGDAITFTYVEAEPTNPVEEIVGADGAKTGNGADAAKEAEKEADATADAKGDAA, encoded by the coding sequence GTGAAACAGACATCCGGAATCGATGCGCTGCTTGAAGCGCTCAGGCAATCAGGGGTCAACGTGGACGGGCGCTTCGACGCTGACGCAGAGGCTCCTTCGGACGGCGCGGGCCGCGCCGGCAGGGGAGGCGGCGGAGGCTCGCAGCCGCCGCACGTTCACGTCGAGGTGCCGTTCGCGGACCGTATGGCCGCATGGGGCAAGAAGGCCCTTATCATCGCCGCCATCGTGATCGTGCTGGTAGGCCTGGCCGCCTACTGGTGGTTCCACCCGCCCATCAACATCCATTCGACGGACACCTGGATGTTCGTGGCCGTGTTCATCCTGCTGCCGCTGTTCCTGGTGTTCTGGAGCCGCTCGCACAGCTACAAGGAGGGCACCGCGAAGGTCGAGGCGAACCCGGGCAAAGCGAAGGCGTTCAAGTTCGCGAGCTACGTGCCGGTGGCCGTGGCCGTGCTGGGCGTGCTTGGTGCCGTGATGTCGCTCTCCATCTTCCCCGGCAACGCCGAGAAGTACGCCACGGTGCTGCAGACGACGGAGGACAACTTCGCGCAGGATATCAAGGAGGTGAACTACTCGGAGATCCCCGTTATCGACCGCGACTCGGCCGTGCTGCTGGGCAACCGCGAGATGGGCTCCATTCCCGAGTACGTGAGCCAGTTCGAGATATCGCCGCTGTACAGCCAGATCAACTACCAGAGCTCGCCGGTGCGCGTGAGCCCGCTGGGATACGCGGACCTGTTCAAATGGTTCACGAACCGCGAGGCCGGCATCCCCGCCTACGCGCTGGTGAACATGACGACGCAGGATGCGGAGATCGTGCGCCTTGAAGACAATCCCATCCATTACTCCGAGTCCGAGCCGCTCGTGCGCAACATCGACCGCCACGTGCAGCTGAGCTACCCGTTCTACATGTTCGACCAGAAGTCGTTCGAGATCGACGACGAGGGGCATCCCTGGTGGATCTGCCCGGTGCAGTCGCGTACCATCGGCCTGTTCGGCGGCACGACCATCGAGCGCGTGGTCATGGTGGACGCCACGACAGGCGAGACGCAGGACCTGGCCATCGGGGACGTGCCGCAGTGGGTCGACCACGCCTACCCGACCGATCTGCTGCTGGAGCAGTACAACTGGTCCGGCAAGTACAAGGACGGCTGGCTGAACTCCGTGTTCGGGCAGAAGAACGTGGTGCAGACCACGCCGGGCACCGATGGCAACCTGGGCTACAACTACATTGCCAAGGACGATGACGTATGGGTGTACACGGGCGTGACCTCGGCCACGGCCGACAACTCTATCGTAGGCTTCGTGCTGATCAACCAGCGCACGGCCGAGTCGCACTTCTACCCGGTGGCCGGCGCCACCGAGGAGTCGGCCATGCAGTCGGCCGAGGGCCAGGTGCAGAACCTGCGTTACCAGGCCACGTTCCCGCTGCTCATCAACGTGTCGGGCCAGCCGACGTACTTCATGGCGCTGAAGGACAACGCGGGACTCGTCAAGCAGTTCGCCATGCTGGACATCCAGCGCTACCAGAACGTGGCCGTGGGCAACACGGTGGCCGAGTGCCAGAAGGCCTACCAGGCCCTGCTCGCCACGAACGGCGTGCTGGCCGAGTCGGGCGTGGACACGGGCGCGGCTGAGAAGCAGGGCACGATTGCCCACATCGCCCAGGCGGTGGTGGAGGGTAACTCGCACTTCTATGTGAAGCTGGACGACGGCAGCGCCATCTACGACTTCGCGCTTCCCGGGCTGATAGAGATCGTGGGGTACAAGGAAGGGGACGCCATCACGTTCACCTACGTGGAGGCGGAGCCGACGAACCCTGTGGAGGAGATTGTCGGCGCCGACGGCGCGAAGACCGGTAACGGGGCCGATGCTGCGAAGGAGGCGGAGAAGGAGGCCGATGCCACCGCCGACGCGAAGGGCGACGCGGCGTAG
- the rplJ gene encoding 50S ribosomal protein L10, translated as MPNVKNQETLSKIKEDLDGVSAVWVVDYCGLTVKDIQALRVAIRESGASMKVYKNTLMHIALDEAGLPTLDDILEGPSAFVFAGDDVAAAAKAVKTFAKTNQNLEIKGGLMEGEQVSAAQVEAIASLPSREELLAQIAGAISGVARGLAVALNGVPSGLAQVTKAVADQKEAA; from the coding sequence ATGCCCAACGTGAAGAACCAAGAGACGCTTTCCAAGATCAAGGAGGATCTCGACGGCGTTTCCGCTGTGTGGGTCGTGGACTACTGCGGCCTGACGGTGAAGGACATCCAGGCGTTGCGCGTGGCCATCCGCGAATCCGGTGCCAGCATGAAGGTGTACAAGAACACCCTGATGCACATTGCCCTGGACGAGGCCGGCCTGCCCACGCTCGACGATATCCTGGAGGGTCCGAGCGCGTTCGTGTTCGCCGGTGACGATGTGGCTGCTGCCGCAAAGGCCGTGAAGACGTTCGCGAAGACGAACCAGAACCTGGAGATCAAGGGTGGCTTGATGGAAGGCGAGCAGGTTTCCGCCGCACAGGTGGAGGCTATCGCTTCTCTCCCGTCCCGCGAAGAGCTCCTGGCTCAGATCGCCGGCGCTATCTCCGGTGTTGCCCGCGGCCTTGCCGTGGCGCTCAACGGCGTGCCGAGTGGTCTGGCGCAGGTCACGAAGGCCGTGGCCGACCAGAAGGAAGCTGCTTAA